The sequence below is a genomic window from Chondrinema litorale.
AACCGAAAACCCAATAGAAATATCTGTTTCAGGTGATTTTTTACTCGGTGACGAAAGCTATTATTTATATTTATTTGACGATGATGAAAATGAAATTGGTGAATATACCTCAGATGAGGAACTAGATAGTTATGATGAAGTTGATATTATTGGACAAGGTACATTCAATCCCACTTCAGATAATATCACATATAATCCAAATACAGATGAACTTGCAAGCAGCTATGAACAAGGTATAGACCAAGAAACTGGAGAAGGGATGTTATACCTAGCTGATCAATATGGAACATTTGTAGTATTAATATATTTCCAATTAAAAGTTATTGATTAATTAAATCAGAACAATAAAATATTATAAAAAAAGCCTGCTTGATTTAACAAGCAGGCTTTTTTATGAATTTTGATATGTATTATAACTTATCTACCAATACCAATTCTTGAGAAAGACTTAACAGTAAGTCCTTTTTTTACTGAATCAAGATATTGTGTTACAGATTGCTTAGGCTCTTTTACATATTGTTGGCTAAGCAATGTATTTTCCTTAAAGAATTTTTGAACAAAACCTTGAGCGATTTTATCAAGAATATGTTCTGGTTTTCCTTCTTCTCTTGCTTTTTCGATACCAACTTGCTTTTCTCTTTCAACTACCTCAATATCGATTCCGTCTTTATCTACAGCTAATGGTTTCATTGCTGCAATTTGCATAGCAACGTTTTTACCTGCTTCAATAACTTCTTCTCCAGTTCCACCAGCAAGGTTTACTAATACAACAATACTAGTACCGTGCAAATAATCAACAACTTGTTCACCTTCTATATAAGCATAGTCAGAAATTTCGATTTTCTCACCAATCTTTCCAGAAAGCTCAACCATATATTCAGCGATCTTCTTTCCGTCAACTTCAACTTCAACAACTTCTTCTTTAGAAGAAATTGCATTATCAATTGCAACTTTAAGAATAGTTTCGCCTAACTTTTTAAATTCTTCTGTGTTAGATACTGGTTCAGTCTCACAGTTTAAAGCAAAAGCGATACCTACAGTTCCCGCCTCATTAATATAAGAGTATACATTACCTTCAGAAGCCTCTCTATCAGCTCTTTTGGCAGCTACTTTTTGTCCTTTTTTTCTAAGCAAGTCAATTGCTTTTTCTATATCTCCTTCAGCTTCAACTAGTGCGTTTTTACAATCCATCATTCCTGCACCAGTAATTTGCCTTAATTCATTTACTTGTTTTGCTGTAATGGCCATTTGATTTGGAATTTATTTATAAAAATATTAAAAGGTTATATCAGAACTTTAACAGCACTTATATAACCTTTAAATTGCATTAATAATAATAGTTATAATAGAGAATTAATCTTCTTTTTTAGGCGCATCAGCAAGCTGAGACTTTAAATCAGAAATTTCTTTTCTGATTGCAGATAAAGCATCAGCATCTCGCTGGTCTTTCTTTACTTTAAAGATTTCAGACTGCTTACCTTTTAATTCACCTAACTTTATTTCTATTTCGTGTCTGTTCATAGCACAAAGAATTTAAAATTACTAAAAAGGCTGTTTACTATTTTTTTGAATCTTTTGATTCAGCTTCAGGAGCTGCATCTTTTTTAGACTCAACTACTGTTTCTTGTTTTTCATCAACTGCCTTTTTCTCATTTTCTGCTTGTTTCAATTTTGCGTCTTCTTTCTCTTTCTTACGCTCTTGCAGACCTTCTTCAATAGCTTTACCTATTACAGAAGTAATTAATGAAATAGACTTAAATGCATCATCATTAGCAGGAATAGGATAATCGATTAACCCTGGATCAGAGTTAGTATCAACCATACCTATTACAGGTATATTTAATTTTTTTGCTTCTTTTATAGCAATATGCTCTCTCTTGATATCAACTACAAATAACGCTGCAGGAAGTCTGTTTTGATCTGAAATACCACCTAAAATCTTCTCCAACTTATCCTTCTCACGTTGTTTCATCAACCTCTCTCTCTTTGCTAAGTTTTTGAAAGCTTCATCTTTCATCAACCTCTCAATAGCAGACATCTTCTTAATAGACTTTCTAACTGTAGCAAAGTTGGTAAGCATACCACCTAACCATCTTTCAGTCACGAAAGGCATTTTTAGCCTTTCAGCTTCCTCAGAAACTATTTGTTTTGCTTGTTTTTTAGTAGCAACAAACATGATTTTT
It includes:
- the tsf gene encoding translation elongation factor Ts, with the protein product MAITAKQVNELRQITGAGMMDCKNALVEAEGDIEKAIDLLRKKGQKVAAKRADREASEGNVYSYINEAGTVGIAFALNCETEPVSNTEEFKKLGETILKVAIDNAISSKEEVVEVEVDGKKIAEYMVELSGKIGEKIEISDYAYIEGEQVVDYLHGTSIVVLVNLAGGTGEEVIEAGKNVAMQIAAMKPLAVDKDGIDIEVVEREKQVGIEKAREEGKPEHILDKIAQGFVQKFFKENTLLSQQYVKEPKQSVTQYLDSVKKGLTVKSFSRIGIGR
- the rpsB gene encoding 30S ribosomal protein S2, which encodes MPKLEYKDLLDAGVHFGHLTRKWNPKMAPYIFMERNGIHVIDLNKTIACVDTASAFMKNIVKSGRKIMFVATKKQAKQIVSEEAERLKMPFVTERWLGGMLTNFATVRKSIKKMSAIERLMKDEAFKNLAKRERLMKQREKDKLEKILGGISDQNRLPAALFVVDIKREHIAIKEAKKLNIPVIGMVDTNSDPGLIDYPIPANDDAFKSISLITSVIGKAIEEGLQERKKEKEDAKLKQAENEKKAVDEKQETVVESKKDAAPEAESKDSKK